From Luteitalea sp., the proteins below share one genomic window:
- a CDS encoding transposase, which produces MSARHTRRRFTTAYKLEILRKADACTRHGELGALLRKEGLYSSHLITWRQQRERGLTPKKRGRKPVPVDPQVKRLEQENRRLTTRLQKAEALIDFQKKVAALLQIPLKPVPSDEAD; this is translated from the coding sequence GTGTCGGCGCGCCATACGCGTCGACGCTTCACGACCGCGTACAAGCTGGAGATCTTGCGAAAAGCCGATGCCTGTACCCGACACGGCGAGCTCGGCGCGCTGCTCCGGAAAGAGGGGCTCTACTCGTCCCATTTGATCACCTGGCGGCAACAGCGCGAACGTGGCTTGACGCCCAAGAAACGGGGACGCAAGCCGGTGCCCGTCGACCCGCAGGTGAAGCGACTCGAGCAGGAAAATCGACGGCTCACTACGCGGCTGCAGAAGGCGGAAGCCCTGATCGATTTCCAAAAAAAAGTTGCCGCACTCCTGCAGATCCCACTGAAACCTGTGCCGAGCGACGAGGCCGATTGA